Below is a genomic region from Actinomadura sp. NAK00032.
GCGGCGAACGGACGGTCGGCGGCCAGGTCGGGTCCATCCCGTACACGGGCGGCGGGGGCATCCGGCGGTGCGGGGGAGGCGGCGGTCTGCGCGGTGGCGGGGGCGCGCTGCCGGGACGTCCGGCCGCCGCCGTGGCCCAGGGGTCGTCGGCCTCCTCCTCGGAGACCTCCTCGGGAGCTTCGTTCCGGACGTCGTAGCTCGCGCGGTGATTGAGGAGGACGTCACGCGCGGCGTTGATGAGGCGGGTACGTTCGGCGCCTTCTGCCTTGGCGCGGGCGTCCTGGAACTGGTCGGGGTGGTGCTTGCGGACGAGCGTGATGTGCGCCCGCTTGATCTCCTCCGGGGACGCGCCCGAGGTGATGCCCAGCAATTCGTAGGCGTCGTGCCCGTCCAGTTCGGCGAACTTCCCGCGCACGCGCGCTGTCCCCTCTGACCATGCCTCGACATGACGCGAACAGACTAGTGGCCGAGCGCGGCCCCACCGGGCCGTGCACGGCGTGACCATGACCGGACGGTGCTCATCCCGCAGGTTGGCCGCAAGTGTGACGAGCCGTTCGGTTCCCCTGTTCAGCGCAGTTCCCGGTTCGTCACCGGTCTGGGGTCAGTCTTCGGCGAATGCCAGGAAAGTGATGGTGGCTTGCTCGCCGATGCCGATGAGTGCGCTGTCGAAGGTGTGGTCGGTGACGGGATCCCGCTCAACGCCGTCGAAAAAGTCGCCGTCGTCGAAGCAGGATGAAGGCAAGGTGCAGTTGGACCACCAGTCGGCCCGCCCCAGTAGGTGCATGGCTTGCCGCAGGAGCGGTTGGGCAGCGTCTGATGTCCATGGTCCGACTTGGACCGCATAGGCCAGGTCCTCGGTGCAGGCGGCGACCAGCAGGGCGAGGATTTGGTCGTCGGAGTGGACAAGTGGCTCCAGGCCCTTGTCCACCTGTTCCACCGTGGGTGGCCATGATTGAGCTGGGAAATTGCCACGGGGCATGTCCGGCGCGGACACCACGGCGTGCAGCAGGTGCGCTGGGGAGACAAGAGGGTCGTCACCGACTGCGATACGCAGGTGGCATTCGGAAGTTGACAGGAGGGGGGCCAGCAACCGCCTGAGCTCTAGTGCGGTGGTCATGGAGGTAAGTACACCGACTCTGTGAGCTATCGTGCTACGGCCTTTTTCCTGTGCGGCGGAGGGTGCCGGTTGTCTTCTTGGTTCGCTGGTTGGGGGCGTAGTAGACGATGTCGGCTCTGCCGTCCTTGCGGCGGGTCAGGGTGATGTTGCCGGCGTCGCACCTGGATTGTTCGTCCGGAAAGTCTGTTCGGATAATGAGGGACTTCCCGGCGTAGGAGACGGGCACGGCCTTTCCTGTGCATCTGGCGTGCGGGTATCGCACTCTGCCGACCTTCTCGCCCTCTTCAAGGGTCAGTTCGACGGTCCATGTCGCGCGGTTGCCGTAGTGGTCCTTGACGGTGCCCGTCCACGTGCCCGCCAAGTCGGCCCGCACGGTCGTTTCGGCGGCCGGCCCGTCGGGGCGCAGGACAACGACCACGGCCGTGCTCAGGAGCGAGGACAAGCCCGTGAGGACGGCGATCGTGCAGCCGAGGCGGAGTTTGGAGCCGACCTCGTGGCGCGGGCCGGGCGGGTGGTAGCGGTGCGGAGGTCCGGGGGCGGTGGTCGTCCAGGGGCCAGGGCGGGGTGCGCCCGCCGTGGCGGTGTCCCAGGGGTCTTCGATGATCTCCTCGGGCTCCGGGGGGCGGCGGGCGGCGTCGTAGCTCGCGCGGTGGTCGAGGAGGACGTCGCGGGCCGCGTTGATGAGGCGGGTGTGTTCGGCGCCTTCTGCCTTGGCGCGGGCGTCTTGGAATTGGTCTGGGTGATGCCTGCGGACGAGCGTGAGGTGCGCCCGTTTGATCTCTTCCGGGGACGCGTTTGGGGTGATGCCCAGCAGTTCGTAGGCGTCGTGCCCGTCCAGTTCGGCGAAGTCCCCGCGCACTGTTGCCCGCCGCTCCGCCCGCAGTCCGTCGCTTTATGGGCGGACGCGGGTGCCTTTGACCTGTCTTGATCAGAATATGGCCGAGTGCACCCGAGTTCGGCTGCGCGCATGTGTCCATTACCGGACGGCTCGTCATGAGGACAAGCGCGAGCTGGTCGAGCAGATCACCAAGGCGTTCGCCGACGCCTACGGGCTGCCGGCCGCGACGGTCGATCTCTGGATCCAGGAAGTGCCCGCCGACAGCCGCGGCAGGGCCGGCAGGCTCGTCGCCGACAAGTGACCGCCGCGTGCGGGCGCGGCGATGTGACCGACCCTCACTGAACCGCCTCCTGGCGCAGGCAGCGCTCGATCTTCGTCAAGGCCGCCCGGAAACTCGCGGACAGGGACGGGCCCGAGGGCATGTCGCTACGTCGTGAGGCGGCCGTCAACCCGTACGTCGCGCAATTCGCTCCCCGGCTCCGGTTCCAAGCCGAGGTCGGGGATTGGATCGTCCTCGGATTCGAGCACGTCGGCGGCCGACGTGCCGACTTCGCTCCCGGCTCGCCGGACTTGGCCGTGCTCGCCAAGACCATCCCGGCGATCCAGAGCACTCCCTGCCCGGACGTGGTCCGGATGGTGGTCGAGCGCCGCTGGCGATCGGTGGCTGAGGACGTCTCCCCCATGGCCGGCTCGGCACTGCTCCACACCGACCTCAACGAGGACAACTTGATCATCACGCCGGACGGGCGTGTCTGCGTGGTCGACTGGGCGTTCGTCTCCCGGGGCCGAGCATGGGTCGAGTTGGGCCTTCTGATCCCGTGGTTGCTCAAGGCCGGCCACAGCCCTCGCGAAGCTGACGAGTGGGTCTCGCAGTTCGCTTCGTGGGGCGAAGCCGACGGGTCGCACATCGACCTGTTCTCTCGGGTTCTCGCCGAGAAGTGGCGGGCGAACAGCAAGACCCATTCCGCGGACTGGGTCACCGAGCACGCGACCTTGACCAAGCAGTGGGCGGCCTACAGATTGGGAGACTGAAGACGACGGCGTCCTTCGGCGCTGCGGTTAGCCGGACACGGTCAACTTGTAGTCGGCGGCTGTACGGAAGTCGCCGCTGCTGCCGCGGATGGCGAGTTTGTGCTGGCCGGCCGCCAGCGGCGGGATGACGCCCCAAAGCCCGCAACCGTACGCCTGGACGACCCCCTCGTCGCTGGCCGGGTTACCGGCGACCCCGACGATCGTGATGGGTGTCGGCGACCACCGCTTCAAGGGCACGTTCTTCCCGTCCAGGGTGATGCTTCCTGCGGCGCTCCGCATGAACTCCGCGCACTCCTGCTCGGAGCCCCGCTGATTGACGACCGGCGCGACGATCGTCCGGCCCGCCGGTACCTCGCAGCGACGCGACACGGCCCCGCCGAACGTCCCGGCCAGGAGCCAGAGGCCCGCAGGCTGCCCGGCCGCGCAGAACTCACCCGTCGTGTCCTCCACGGGATTGCGCCCCGACGGCGCACCGGCAGCCCAACTCCACCAGGTCCCCTGCACTTCTCCGGGCTGCAGTGCTGCGGACGCGCTCGGCGAAGGCGTCCCGCCCTCCGTGGCCGCTTCCGCCTCGACCGACGCCGCGACATCGTCGTCCGGGTTCGCCTCAGCACACCCGGCGACCAGCCCTAACACAACCAGCGAAACCACAACTCGCCCACGAATCATCGCCGCAGATTAGCGCAACCCGATCTCCCAGCCGCGAGGAGCCGTTCAGTCGCCGGCGCGTAGGGCGAGAGCACCATGCTTGATGCGCGTGACCAGTTGAGAGAACTCCCGGCTGCTGAGCCCGAGGTGACCGCCGGCTGGGTCCTTCGAGTCACGCACGCCTATTGCGCCGTCAAGCCTGGCCAGCTCAACGCATGCATTGTCGTTGACGCCACCGCTCCGGGAACTCTTGCGCCATTCGATCACAGGTATCTCTCCCGCACCTTTCCGAGCAACTTACGCGAATCATCGCGAGATAGGGCCAATGCCCCAAGTTGATCGAACTGTATCGCGAGAGCGCCGACTTCGTCACTAGCCTCGATGAAGCGCCCGGCCAACTGTGCACCGGCGTAAGAGACTTGCCGTCCCCCCAGGTCGAGGAGCTGAAAGGCGCCGTCCAGCCCGGGGTGGGCACCCACCGACCTCAAGATGACGCGTACGGACACATGCGGCAGTTCATCGACCTCGAGCAGGTGGTCGAGCTGCTCCTTCATGATCTGCGGACCTCCGATCGGACGGTCCACCACGTCTTCGTCGAGGATGATCCACACATACGGCGGGTCCGCCTTGGCGAGGATCTCCTGGCGCCTGCGACGTGCTTCCACCTCTCGATCACTTTGCAGCGCCTGCCCTCCGGAGAGCAACAGCGCACGCGCATAATCGGGTGTCTGCACGGGGACCGGCACGGATTTCCCGTGGTAGATCTTAATTACCCTCGCGCCCGATTCGTACTGCATGTACTGCTTGAACCAGTCCGGGTCATGTCCGGTGATCGCGTAGTGGCGGAGCCGTTGAAAATGGCCCCCAGTGTCCCACGCCTCGTCCAGCAGGATCAGGTACTGGTCAGCTGGACGAAGCCTGCCTGCTTCCCAGTTGGATACAGTGCCGCGCGCCACCCGGACGATCTGGGCGGTCTGCGCCAAAGACAGACCCCGCCGAGTTCGGTAAAACCACAGGTCAAACGCCAGCCAAGCCCAAAGTGACGAGTTCGGGTCGATGGTCTCACGAACACTCACTCCGACCTCCAGCGTATTCCATGGATTCCAATCCATCACAGGGTAAACACACCTCACGCATCCTGGGCAAGGAATCACCGGAAAACCAGGACGGCGGATATGAACGATCAAGTGCCGGTAGTCGAAATGCCGGAATCGGGCGAAATTCGGATGACGCTGCTCGGAGTGGACTGTTCGGTCTCGCTCGCGCGTGAACTCGTCCGGCATGCCCTGCTCAATTGGGGCTGCGAGCGTGAGCTGATCGACGACTCCGTGGTCGTTATGAGCGAAATCGTGACGAATGCCGTGGAGGCGGCGCGCGGGCGGCTGCTCAGGATCCGGGTCGCGTTGAGCGACGGCGCCCCGGTGCTCGAGTGCTGGGACCCCTCCCCCGAGCTTCCGTGCGCCTCGGCCGCCGGGCTGGACGCCCTGAGCGGGCGCGGTCTCGCGATCATCGCCGCCTACGCCCAGGACACCGGCGTCCGCCCGTCCGCCACGGGCGAGGGAAAGATCGTCTGGGCGATCATGCCCGTCCCCGAGAAGGCCCTACGGCGGTAGGCGGTTTCGCCGGTGATCCCCGGGAAGGCGGCGTGGGAGCCAGTGAACCCTACGGGGGTACTGTATGTTTTCCTGGAGGCGTACGTATCACTCCTACCGTCCCCCACAGCAACCCTGGAAAGGGCGCAGAGATGCTGTTCGTTGAACTTCTCGTTGCCAAGCAAGCGTTCACCGAAGCCGAGTGCCGCGCCTTGGCCTCCTCTCTCACGGCCGAGCGGCTCCTCTCCGACGGTGACGGCGTTCACCACACGGATCCAGGCGTGCTCGCCTGGTTCGGATCTCTCACCCATGTCACCGTCCGACGGCCGGACATCTGGATCACGGGTGCCGGAGTGCCGGGCGAGGAGGCCCCGCCGTGCTGCGTGGTGCGGATCCAGGTGGGAGCGTGGGCCAAGGAGATGAGCGAGCACCTCATCGAGAGAGCCACGCGGGAACTGGTGAAAACGGCGTCGGGATTCGACGGAGAGTCGCGTGAGCCGCAGGTGCTGGTGCAGGTGGCCGGCGTCCCGGAGGGCGGTTACGGCCTGGACGGACAGGTGCGCCGAACCGCCGACATCCAAGAGATGATGGAGCAGGCGAAGACGGGGACGGGCGAACAGGTCCCACCGGGGATGGCCATCGATCCCACCTGCGGCGCGATCATCCCGGCGGACTCTCCTGTCACCGCGGAAGTGGACGGGGAGATCTTCAGGTTCTGCTGCACGCACTGCCGGGGCAGCTTCGTCAAGCAACGGCGTGCGGCCACCAGTTCCTGAAAGCCAGGGCGGTCTTTTCACTGGTCAGTGCGGGACGATGCCAGCTCACCCGCGCTGCTCGCACTCGCGTGCCAATGCGGTGCGAGCAGCGCGCTGGTCGCTGTCTCAGGCTGCCGCCAGGCCGCTGTGCGGGGCCGTCTCGGCGTGGCGGAGGGCGGTGAGGACCGTGTCCTCCGTTGAGTGCACCTCCGGGTACATCTTCTCCGGGTCGGTGTGGAGCTGGTAGTCCCAGACGAACCCGTAGATCCCGAGGGTGACGATCGTCAGCAGGAGATGCGTCCCGAAGCCTCGTCGCAGATCCGGGACGGGCTCGTAGGTCACGCGGTACTGGACGATCCCGAGCCGCAGCCAGACGTCGCTGAGGCTGTCGGTGAAGTCCTCTTCGGTGAGCTGGATCTCCCACCAGAACCGCATTGTGCGGTAGTAGGCGTAGAGGCCGTAGATCCCGAGGGTGATGAAGGAGAGGAAGACGGACAGACCCGCGTTGACCGGCCTGTGCTCGTCCTCGAAGCGTTCCTTGACGTAGCGCCGGAGGTCGTCCAGCTGCTTCATGTCCTCGCCGTCGCGGCCGCTCTGCTCGGCGTACTGCCTCGTGGCCTCGATGACGGCGCCGTAGTAGTGGTATCGCCGGTCACGGAAGAGATCCGTGCGCTTCAGCCGGCGGTAGAAGACCACCACGGTGTAGATGCCGAGTGTCACCCACGAGAGCAAGAACATGTAGATGGCCCAGTCGACGAGCCTCTGGTCGGTGGCACGCCTCTCGTGGACGTAGCGGTCGACCTTCTGGACGGCTGGCAGTGGTTGTCCCATGGCCCCTTCTCCCTGCGAACGGAGATGTTCAAGGGAGCGGCGACGTACCACAATCGTGTGCGGCGGTTCTCAGGCCGTCCGCGCTTCTGCTTACGATACGCCTGGCCCGGGCGGTCGCCTAGGGTCAGCGGGCGTCGCGGCGGGCCTGGCGGCGGGTGCCCTTGGCCCGGGTGGCGGCGTGGCGGCGGTTCAGGGCCGGGTCGTTGCTCGTCGGTCTGCGGCGGCGGGTGGTCTGGGACGTCATCGACTCCGATCGCGGAGCGCCGGGCTGGGGCGGGGGCGTGCCGGACGGGTTGGCGGCGGCGATGCGTTCGGCCTTCAACTCGGCCGCGCTGCGGCGGGCGGCCCTGGACAGGTACCAGCTCACGCGGGCCAGGGCGTCCTCGAACACCTCGGCCTTCTGGGCGTTGCGCTGGTTCTTCGGACGGGCCTTGCCGCGCCCGCCGTACTCCTCGACGCGCGCGCTGGCGGTGCGCCGGTACTGCTTGCTGTACTTGTCGCGGGCCCGGCGGATCCGCGTGTGCAGGTCCGCGAGGTCGTCCTCGTCCAGGCGGGTGAGCTCGGCGGTCCCGGTCTCCCGGACGAGGGCCATCTCGGGCTCGTTCAGCGAGTTCAGCAGCGCCTTCATCGGCCCTCCATGCGGTCGGTGCGCGCTTTCGAGCGTCGCATGCGCCGCGCTAAGGGCAGGGAGACGAAGCACCCAAAAACGGCAAAGCGTGCGACACGGAGGTCAGGCGGCCCGGGCCTCGGCGGTGGTGGCGCGGCGGGCGAAGGCGCCGATCTCCTTGATGGCGACCAGGCCCTCGCGGGAGATGTCGGCGAAGACCTGGAAGACGTGGACCTGGCCCTCCCAGACCTGGAGCGTGCAGGGGACGCCGGCGGCGCCCAGGCGTTCGGCCATCAGTTCGGCGTCGGCGAGGATGACCTCGATCGCTCCTGCCTGGATGAGGACGGGCGGCAGGCCGCCGAGGTCGGCGTGCACCGGGGAGAGCCACGGGTCGGTCGGCTCGGCGTCCGGGAAGCACATGTGGACCATGTCCCACATCCGGTGCGCCGGGATGAACGGGTCGAGGGCCGCGTTGGCGTGCGCGATCTTCGGGGCGATGTCCAGGTCGGCGAAGGGCGACAGGGCCGCGATCCCGGCGGGACCGGGCAGGCCCGCGCGGAGGGCGTGCAGCGGCGCCATGAAGGCCAGGTAGCCGCCCGCGGAGTCGCCCGCGACGACGATGTCGCCCGGGTCGCGGGTCTTCAGGAGCAGGCGGTAGGCGTCGACGCAGTCGTCGATGGACGTCTGGATCGGGACGCGCGGCTGCATCCGGTAGGCGACCGACAGGACGGGCATGCCGGCGGCCTGGGAGATGCGGGCGATCATGCGGCGGTGGGTGCGCAGGCCGCAGGCGACGAAGCCGCCGCCGTGGAAGTACAGGATCGCCTGCCGGGAGCCCATGGACACGCCGGGGCCGCGGACCCATTCGGCTCCGCAGCCGAGCCCCCGCACCTTGGTGACCCTCGTGCCGCGCGGCGGCAGCAGGAGGGCCGCGCCGAGGTCGATCAGCGGGGCGAAGCGGAGGGCGCGCGGGGTCCACGGGAGGCGTTCGACGAGCGGACGCATGAACCTGTGCATGAACCGGGCGGCGAGCCGCGCTCCCCGGCCGCATCCCGCGCGTTCCTCGATGACCGGTGCGACCGCCATGTCCCGTTCCTCCCGTCACGTCGGAACGGGAGCTTACCAAGTAAGTGCTTGGGTGCCTACGGATGGAGGGCCGCGTCGGGCGGGCCCGCGGTCACGCCGGTGAAGCGCACGGTCAGGCCCTCGCGTTCGGGGGCGCAGCAGTAGGGGCCCGCCGTCGCCGCCACCCCCGAGGGGAACGGGGCGAGCCGGATCAGCTGCCAGGGGTCGTCGCCCGCGCGGGCCCGGATCGTCACGGCGTCGCCCGAGCGGCTGGCCCGGATCGTCACCTCGCGGCCGTGCCACGGGACGGGCGCCGACGACCAGTCGGAGACCTCGCGGGTTACCACGGCGCCCAGTTGCAGGGCGCCGTCGCAGTACTCGACGCCCGCCTTGATCCAGGTCTCCTCGTCCAGGCGCACGAGCAGGCCCGCCTGGTCGAACTGGTGGTCGTAGTCGGCGACGAACGACACCTCGATCGCCGCCTCGGGGCCGAGCGGCGTCAGCAGGGCGTGGCCGCCGTCGCGGTCGTAGCCGTAGGACGTCGTCCGCCAGAAGTCGCCGCCCTTCGCGGCGGTGACGAGCAGCGCGCCGCCGTCCTCGACGGCGGCCGGGGGCGGGTTGAGCCATTCGCCGGTGATCACGCCCCGAACCTACGGGAGGGGTGGGGTTAACTCCACCTCCGGCCCTGGACCTTTCCTCCGGTTTTCATGGTGCTGGGCCCAGTGCCCGCCGAAGTGTCGGACGCGAAGGTTGTGATGGCACCAGAAGACCGGCACGGGGAGGGCAACATGGCGGGCACCGCGGCACTAGGGGCGATGCGGGGGAAGGCACGGCCGCTGCTCACCGAGGCCGGGCTCCTGGTGGTCCTGTTCGCGTTCTACAAGTGGGGCCGGACGCTGATCGAGCAGGGCCCCGCCGAGGCGATGGCGAACGCGGAGTGGTTGTGGCGGTTCGAGCGGTCGTGGCTGCCGAACGAGGTGGACGTCCAGCAGTGGGCGCTCGGCTGGGACCACACCGCGTTCCTCGCCAACGTCTACTACGTGAGCGTGCACTTCCCCGGGACGGCACTGCTGCTGATCTGGCTTTTCGTCCGGCACCGGTCGTCCTATGCGAGGGTGCGCAACGAGTTGGTGGTGATGACGGCGGCGGGGCTCGCGGTGCACATGCTCTTCCCGCTCGCGCCGCCCCGGCTGGCGGGCATCGGGGCCGTCGACACGATGCTGACCGTGGGGCCGTCCGCCTACCCGGCGGCGGCTGACGGGATCGCCAACCAGTACGCGGCGATGCCCTCGCTGCACATCGGGTGGGCGCTGCTGGTGGCGGTCGCGGTGGTCCGGGTGTCGCGGAGCCCGTGGCGGTGGGTGGTCGCGCTGCACGCGCCGGCCACGGTATTCGTGGTGGTCGTGACCGCGAACCACTACTGGACGGACGGGATCGTCGCCGCCCTCCTGCTCGCCGGCGCCATGGCGCTGGTTTCCGTCGCGGGGCGGGTGCGGCAGGGTGGGGGGCATGCTGCTGCCGACGCACACGAGTACCGAGGTGCCGGACGTCCCCGTGGCCCTGTTGCCGGTGGGGAGCTTCGAGCAGCACGGCCCGTTCCTCCCGCTGGCGACGGACACGGTGATCGCGTGCACGCTGGCGGCGGAGATCGCGACGACCCATCCGGTACGGACGCTCCCGCCCGTGACGATCTCGTGCTCGCATGAGCACGCCGGCTGGCCCGGGACGGTGAGCATCTCGGCGGCGACCCTCCACGCGGTGGTGCGGGACGTCGCCGAGTCGCTGCGCCGGGCCGGGGTGCCGAAGCTCGTGCTGGTCAGCGGGCACGGCGGCAACTACGTCCTGGGCAACGTCGTGCAGGAGGCGCACGGCGACATGGCGCTGTTCCCCGGTTTCGACGACTGGGAGGACGCGCGGCGCGCGGCGGGCGTCGAGACGTCCGGCGAGAGCGACATGCACGCCGGGGAGCTGGAGACGTCGATCCTGCTGCACGCCCACCCGGAGCTGCTCAGGGACGGGTACGGCACCGCCGACCATCTGGCCGACGACCGGCGGCACCTCCTGACGGCCGGGATGGCCGCCTACACCGAGTCCGGCGTCATCGGGCGGCCCTCACTGGCCCGCGCCGGCAAGGGCCGGGACGCGCTGCGGAGCCTTGTCGCGGCGTTCGGGGACGTCCTCGCGGTGCTTCACCAGCAGGGCCGCGGCGCCGGGCAGGCACGCGACGAAGCTCAGCACCCCGTAGACGACGGACACGGTCAGGCCCTGCGCTGAGCCGAGCCCGGCGGCGCCGAACGCCAGGGCGAGGACGGCCTCGCGCGGCCCCCAGCCGCCGACGTTGATCGGCAGCACCATCACCAGCAGCGCCAGCAGCAGGAGCGGGACCAGCCGGCCGAGCGGTGCGGTCGCGCCGGCCAGGCGGGCCGCGACGACGAACAGCGCCAGGTGCCCCGCCAGTGCCGCGACCGACAGCGCGACGATGCCGGGCCAAGCGCGCGCGGCGGCGCGCAGGTCGGCGAACGTGGATGCAAGGGCCGGGTGCTTCCAGCGGCCCAGGACAAGGAGCAGTACAAGGACGACCCCAATGGGAATGAGGGCCGGAGCCATCGCCGACAGCAAGGCCGGGTGGACGAACAGGGCCGCGACACCCGCGACGATGGCGACGCCCTGACCGGCGGTCCGTTCAAGGAAAACGGCCCGCACTCCACGGGCGACGTCACCCGACCGGTGGCCGTGGCTCACCGCCCTGTGGACGTCCCCCAGAACACCGGCGGGCAGCACCGCGTTGAGGAACTGGGCCCGGTAGTAGTCCGTGATGGCGCCGGCCATGGGCAGGTGCAGGCCGACACGTCGCGCGACCAGCCACCAGCGGGCCGCGCTGAGCGTCGTGGTCAGCAGACCGATGGCGAGGGCGACGGCCACGGAGGCGGGGTCGATGGCACGGAGCGCCGCCACGAAGGCGTCCGTGCTGTGCCACCACAGCAGCGCGCCGAGGATGCCGAGCCCGATGAGCAGGCGGCCCCACGGCCACAGGTTCCTCAAGACGCCCCTCCGGGGATGGCGAGCAGGTCCAGGTGCTGGACCTCGACGGTGAGCCCGCCCTCCGCGCAGGCGGCGAGGCGGCGGCTCAGGTAGTCGTCCGCGAACGGGGCCAGGTCCGGGTTCTGCTCGACGGCGGCGCCGACCCAGCCGCGCAGCCACTCGGCGATCAGCGCGGCCTGGCCGGGGCCGAGCCGCCACGGGCTCGGACGGGTCGTGACGGTGGCGCCGCGCCGCCCGAACGCCCTGGTCGCGGCGGTGACGGCGTCGGGTCCGAGCAGCCCGCCGCGCCGCTGGTGGGCGTCGAACGCGGCGGCGTACTCGGCGTCGAGCGGCTCGGACGGGATGAGCCGGACGCGGCCGACGACCGACAGGGTGAGCAGCGCCGGGCAGCCGGCCGCCGCCGCGACCGCCTCGACCTCGGCGGCGGTGAGCACGTCCAGCAGCGCGGACGCGGTGACGAGCGACGCGCCGACCAGGTCGCAGGCGCGCAGTTCGGCGATGGCGCCGGCGCGCGTCTCGATCGTCGCGGGCAGCCCGTCGGCGGTGACGTAGGCGTTGGCGCGGGCGAGGTCGAGCAGCGCCGGGTCCCGGTCGTGCAGGATCCAGTGCTGCGGGCCGCGCAGCCGCCCCGACAGCCAGCGGCCGACGGAGCCGGTGCCGCAGCCGAGGTCCCAGATGACCAGCGGCCCGTCCGGCGGGAGCGCCGCGCGGAGCGGGACCAGCAGCTCCCCGGCCCGTGCGGCGGCGTCGGCCTCCTCCCGCAGCGCCAGCCACGACGGCGCGTACGCGCTCGCCGCGTCCCCGGACGATCTCGTGTCGGTGCCTTCGGTCCCCTCAATCATGGCGCGCCTCCCTGCGCATCCGGGATAGGACGGTGGCCATGCGGCGGGCGGTGTCGTCCCAGCCCGGCAGCATGGTGCGGCGCAGCCGGGCGGCGGCGCGCAGCCGGCCCCGCAGCTCGGGGTCGACGAGCCAGCGGCGCAGTGCCGTGGCGAGTGCGGCGGGGTCGCCGGGCGGGACGAGCAGGCCGGGGACGGCCCCGGTCGGGTCCCAGCCGAGCGCGTCGGGGACGCCGTCCGCCGACGTCGCGATGACGGGGACGCCGCGCGCGAGCGCCTCGGTCACCACCATGCCGAACGGCTCGGCGCGGGACGCGAGG
It encodes:
- a CDS encoding J domain-containing protein, which gives rise to MRGDFAELDGHDAYELLGITPNASPEEIKRAHLTLVRRHHPDQFQDARAKAEGAEHTRLINAARDVLLDHRASYDAARRPPEPEEIIEDPWDTATAGAPRPGPWTTTAPGPPHRYHPPGPRHEVGSKLRLGCTIAVLTGLSSLLSTAVVVVLRPDGPAAETTVRADLAGTWTGTVKDHYGNRATWTVELTLEEGEKVGRVRYPHARCTGKAVPVSYAGKSLIIRTDFPDEQSRCDAGNITLTRRKDGRADIVYYAPNQRTKKTTGTLRRTGKRP
- a CDS encoding tautomerase family protein → MAECTRVRLRACVHYRTARHEDKRELVEQITKAFADAYGLPAATVDLWIQEVPADSRGRAGRLVADK
- a CDS encoding phosphotransferase, which translates into the protein MSLRREAAVNPYVAQFAPRLRFQAEVGDWIVLGFEHVGGRRADFAPGSPDLAVLAKTIPAIQSTPCPDVVRMVVERRWRSVAEDVSPMAGSALLHTDLNEDNLIITPDGRVCVVDWAFVSRGRAWVELGLLIPWLLKAGHSPREADEWVSQFASWGEADGSHIDLFSRVLAEKWRANSKTHSADWVTEHATLTKQWAAYRLGD
- a CDS encoding signal protein — protein: MIRGRVVVSLVVLGLVAGCAEANPDDDVAASVEAEAATEGGTPSPSASAALQPGEVQGTWWSWAAGAPSGRNPVEDTTGEFCAAGQPAGLWLLAGTFGGAVSRRCEVPAGRTIVAPVVNQRGSEQECAEFMRSAAGSITLDGKNVPLKRWSPTPITIVGVAGNPASDEGVVQAYGCGLWGVIPPLAAGQHKLAIRGSSGDFRTAADYKLTVSG
- a CDS encoding DUF397 domain-containing protein, which produces MIEWRKSSRSGGVNDNACVELARLDGAIGVRDSKDPAGGHLGLSSREFSQLVTRIKHGALALRAGD
- a CDS encoding helix-turn-helix transcriptional regulator; translation: MSVRETIDPNSSLWAWLAFDLWFYRTRRGLSLAQTAQIVRVARGTVSNWEAGRLRPADQYLILLDEAWDTGGHFQRLRHYAITGHDPDWFKQYMQYESGARVIKIYHGKSVPVPVQTPDYARALLLSGGQALQSDREVEARRRRQEILAKADPPYVWIILDEDVVDRPIGGPQIMKEQLDHLLEVDELPHVSVRVILRSVGAHPGLDGAFQLLDLGGRQVSYAGAQLAGRFIEASDEVGALAIQFDQLGALALSRDDSRKLLGKVRERYL
- a CDS encoding ATP-binding protein; the protein is MNDQVPVVEMPESGEIRMTLLGVDCSVSLARELVRHALLNWGCERELIDDSVVVMSEIVTNAVEAARGRLLRIRVALSDGAPVLECWDPSPELPCASAAGLDALSGRGLAIIAAYAQDTGVRPSATGEGKIVWAIMPVPEKALRR
- a CDS encoding DUF4234 domain-containing protein codes for the protein MGQPLPAVQKVDRYVHERRATDQRLVDWAIYMFLLSWVTLGIYTVVVFYRRLKRTDLFRDRRYHYYGAVIEATRQYAEQSGRDGEDMKQLDDLRRYVKERFEDEHRPVNAGLSVFLSFITLGIYGLYAYYRTMRFWWEIQLTEEDFTDSLSDVWLRLGIVQYRVTYEPVPDLRRGFGTHLLLTIVTLGIYGFVWDYQLHTDPEKMYPEVHSTEDTVLTALRHAETAPHSGLAAA
- a CDS encoding alpha/beta hydrolase codes for the protein MAVAPVIEERAGCGRGARLAARFMHRFMRPLVERLPWTPRALRFAPLIDLGAALLLPPRGTRVTKVRGLGCGAEWVRGPGVSMGSRQAILYFHGGGFVACGLRTHRRMIARISQAAGMPVLSVAYRMQPRVPIQTSIDDCVDAYRLLLKTRDPGDIVVAGDSAGGYLAFMAPLHALRAGLPGPAGIAALSPFADLDIAPKIAHANAALDPFIPAHRMWDMVHMCFPDAEPTDPWLSPVHADLGGLPPVLIQAGAIEVILADAELMAERLGAAGVPCTLQVWEGQVHVFQVFADISREGLVAIKEIGAFARRATTAEARAA
- a CDS encoding DUF1349 domain-containing protein gives rise to the protein MITGEWLNPPPAAVEDGGALLVTAAKGGDFWRTTSYGYDRDGGHALLTPLGPEAAIEVSFVADYDHQFDQAGLLVRLDEETWIKAGVEYCDGALQLGAVVTREVSDWSSAPVPWHGREVTIRASRSGDAVTIRARAGDDPWQLIRLAPFPSGVAATAGPYCCAPEREGLTVRFTGVTAGPPDAALHP
- a CDS encoding creatininase family protein, which encodes MLLPTHTSTEVPDVPVALLPVGSFEQHGPFLPLATDTVIACTLAAEIATTHPVRTLPPVTISCSHEHAGWPGTVSISAATLHAVVRDVAESLRRAGVPKLVLVSGHGGNYVLGNVVQEAHGDMALFPGFDDWEDARRAAGVETSGESDMHAGELETSILLHAHPELLRDGYGTADHLADDRRHLLTAGMAAYTESGVIGRPSLARAGKGRDALRSLVAAFGDVLAVLHQQGRGAGQARDEAQHPVDDGHGQALR
- a CDS encoding SAM-dependent methyltransferase, with the protein product MIEGTEGTDTRSSGDAASAYAPSWLALREEADAAARAGELLVPLRAALPPDGPLVIWDLGCGTGSVGRWLSGRLRGPQHWILHDRDPALLDLARANAYVTADGLPATIETRAGAIAELRACDLVGASLVTASALLDVLTAAEVEAVAAAAGCPALLTLSVVGRVRLIPSEPLDAEYAAAFDAHQRRGGLLGPDAVTAATRAFGRRGATVTTRPSPWRLGPGQAALIAEWLRGWVGAAVEQNPDLAPFADDYLSRRLAACAEGGLTVEVQHLDLLAIPGGAS